TCAGGTACTGATATTACCGAACAATTAAGTGCTATTGGCGCAACTATGGAAACTAAAACAGCTGTTACACGTGTTGGAAGTGGCTTAGATGCTAGTTTAGCTCGTGAAGCGTTTAAATTACCTAAGCCTAATGATGGTGCGGTATCAGCAACAACAGTTAATTTAAGTAACGGTAATCTGGCGCTACTTGAAGTGCAATCTGTCAAGGTAGGCGAAGCGAAAGACTCTCCAAACTTGTCACAGCAGCTAACTCAGCAATTAGCACAAGCGTCTTATTTAAGTTATGTAGAATCACTTAAAGTCGGTGCAGAGATTGTACGTAAAGAAGTACAGGCGCCAACTACGCAATACTAGTTGTAAAGCTTTTATAAAAAAACCAGCCGATTGGCTGGTTTTTTGTTTTTAATTACTGGTTATTAATTTTATAGCTTTTTATTTTAAGTCGCAGTGTAACTGGCTAGGTAATTACTCGGTCTGAATACCCTTCAAGTGATCAAGCGTTAAAGCGTTCAAGCTCCTTGGTTAAGACAAGTTAATGGTTCAATAGTTGAAAGCGTTGGCTCATGATCAGTTTTTTAGTGTATTTGTGCTTTGGCTTTTTCAAAATATCCATTGTTTTTCCAGTCTCTAATACTTTCCCTTCACACATCACCATCATTTCATCACTGAAGTGCCTAACAATACCTAAGTTGTGCGAAATTAATATAAATGCCAATCCCATCTGCTGCTGTAAATCGAGCAATAAATTAATCATTTGAGAACGTAAAGATGGATCGAGAGACGCTAATGCTTCATCAAGAATAATAACTTGTGGTTGTAATATAATTGCTCGGGCCAATGAAATACGCTGCTTTTGACCACCAGAAAACATATGTGGATAAAAGCTCATATGATCTGCCAATAAACCCACCTTTTGCAATGTTTCTCTTATCAATTGATGGCGTTCACTTTCATCTAGATTGGTATTGAGACGCAAAGGCTCATCAAGTAATTGCTCAATGGTTAAACTTGGGTTTAACGTTGTTCCTGAGTCTTGAAATATCATTCTAATGTGCTGACAACGTTGCTTAAAGTTGCCAGGAGCTAAGGTTTGACCATTCAAGCGAATATCGCCTGTTGTAGGTAACTCTGCACCTACAAGTAACTTGGCAATGGTTGATTTTCCTGAGCCAGTTTCTCCGACAATAGCTAAGGTTTTATGTGGCATAATATCAAAGGAAATAGGCTCTAACGCCGTGACACATTTTTTGTTAAACCAATAATTTTTGTCTTTATAGGTTTTACTTAAATTACTGACTTGTAATAATACCGTACTCACGAGTAGCTATCCTTAAGTGGAAAATGGCAACTCACTTGATGACTATGAAAGTTTTTAATTTTTGGTGCATCCACACACTTTTGTTGCGCACGAGGGCATCTTGGACCCAAGCGGCACCCAATAGGTAAATGTTGTAATATAGGAATACTGCCAGGCAATGTCATTAAACGAGATTTACTAGGGATCATCCTATTCGCTCTCGGGCTACTATCAACTAAAGCACGTGTATAAGGATGATAGGGTTGGTTAAATATTTGCTCTGTTGTTCCTGCTTCAACAAATTGTCCGCTGTACATTACGGTAATCGTATTTGTCCAATGTGTTACGTTTTCTAAATCATGACTTATCAATAATATTGACATATTTTTAAGTTGATTTAAGCTCGCCAATAGGCGAAATATTTGGCCTTGGTTTGTACTTTCCATCGCTGCGGTTGGTTCATCAGCAATCAATAGCATTGGACGTCTAGCAAGTGCCATTGCAATCATAACGCGTTGACATAAAGCGTCGGTGAGTTGATGTGGATAGCTTTTTACACATACTTCATGTTGCTTGATACCAACTTTATGCAATAAGTTAATTGCGGCTTGTTTTCTTTGTTGACGTTTCTGCCAAAAAAAACCAGTAAGTTGCTCGAAGTCTACCGCTTCCTCTAATTGCTCGCCAATAGTCGTAGTGGGGTCTAAACACGCCATAGGCTCTTGAAATATCATTGCAACGTCTTTAGATATAACTGCTTTACGCTCTGCGGGTGAAAGACGCATGAGGTCATTACCACGCCAATGAAAGCGATCGGCGTCTACGCGCCATTTTTCATCAAGCACGCCTACAATTGCTTGCGCAAGTAATGACTTCCCTGAACCAGACTCACCAACCAAGCCGCGGACTTCACCTTCTTTCATGGTGAGGTTGACACGATCAACAGCATATATGGGTTTTGATGCTGTTTTTAGCTCAATAGATAGATTACGTATATCAATTAGATTCATTAGTTTTCCTTGCGCACTTTTAATGCATGGCGCATGCCTTCACCCACTAAGTTCGTCGCTACAACCGAAAATAAAATAGCTAAACCAGGAAGGTATACTGTCCATGGCGCAATATAGAATAAATCAATACCGTTAGCTAGCATTGCACCCCATTCAGGCATTGGAATAGGCGCGCCTAAACCCAAAAAGCCAAGTGCGGCTATATCTAAAATAGCGGCTGATTGTGCAAGTGTTGCTTGGCTAATAAGTTTTTCGATTATATTAGGGAAAATAGAATAACGTAAAAGCCGAAGTGAACTCGCACCATCAAGGCGTGATGCCAATACATAATCTTTCGCAAACTCTTCGCGTACAGCGTTTCGAGTTATGTGTACAAACTGCGGTATTAATACCATGATAATGGCCCATAAGGTGTTTTCTAAACCTGGGCCGAGTATTGCGACAATGATAATCGCTAACAATAATGAAGGTATTGACAAGATCACATCAAGAAAGTGGTTCAAAAAGCTAGATTTAATACCAGAAGTTAACGCTGATAGTGAGCCAATGACAACGCCAATCGCTAACGATGCAACAACAACAATAATACTTAAGCCAAAAGTGAGTGATGTACCATGAATCAAGCGCGATAACATGTCGCGGCCAAGGTTGTCTGTACCAAGTAAAAAACTCACATTACCATCGTCACTCCATGCGGGTGGCAAAAGCAAGTGATCTAAATGGTTCTCTACTGAAGAATAAGGGGTAATAACATTAGCCAGTACTGCAAGTGCAATAAGAAACAAGAAACAGCCAAAGCCAATAAGCACGACAGGCGGCTCTTTAAAGTTATGCCATAGTTGCATTAATGGTGTTGGAAACTCTTCTTCCTGATATATTTTATCTCGTGGCATTACGTGGCTCCCTAGCTAAAGGGTTAAGCGCAGCGTAAACAAAATCTATAATAATGTGAACGATAAAAATAAAGGTAGAAAGCACAATTAACCCCCTTGAATTGCCGTGTAATCGCGTTGATAAATACTTTCGATTAACCAACGCCCAATGCCCGGCCAACTAAAAATTACCTCGGTAACCATTGCAATAGTTATAAGGTTGGCAAACTGCAAGCCCACGTCTCTAATAACTTTAATAAAGGCATTACGCATAGCATGACGATATATAATCTGAGCAAAGGTTAAGCCTTTTGCGTTAGCCGCTTTAATGTAATGCGTGTCTAAAACTTCTAGCATTGCCGTGCGAGCCAGACGCATAAAAATAGTGGCTGGGGCTAATGCCACCACAATAACGGGTAATATAAGGTGTCGAGTTGCATCTTGAAATGCTTGCCATTTATAAGGACTGTCGCTGAGCAAAATATCAATAAGCTGTAAGCCGGTAACAGGTTCAATTTCAAATAATAGGCTGATTTGACCTGCTGATGGAAACCAACCCAACTGAATTGAGAATACAAGTATCGCAAGTATGCCTAACCAGAAAACCGGAATTGAATAGCCAAGCATCGCAACGGTAAGTATTAAGTTGTCAGGTAATTTACGATGATATATAGCAGCAAAAAAACCAATGGGAATCCCAAAAAACATTGCAACGAGCAATGCTACAGAGGTCAATTCAATTGTTGCGGGTAACCGATTAAGTATTTCGGTTGAAATAGGTAAATGGCTTGTCATGGAGTAGCCCATTTCACCATTAAACAAATGACTAAGATAACTGAAATACTGACTTATTAGCCCTGATTGTTGTTTATATTCATCAGCTAAAATTGCCAATTGCTCTGGTGAAGCATTTAACTGTCCGGTTAAATTGATAAGTTGCTCACCTGGGAATAAAAAACTCAAGCTGAAAGACAATATTGTTAATAACAAAATTGTAAAAATAAATAAGTTAAGGCGGCGAAGGGTAAATATAAGCATATTAGTTTTTTGTTACCCCATTAAAATCAATGCCACCAATGGCGCGTAACAATTTTCCGTGTATATTATTTGCTCGTGCTTGAAAGCGCTTTGAATGCGCAATAGGAATTAATGGTACTTCTTCATTAATTAACGCTAAGGCTTTTGAATAGAATACTTTACGCTTATTAATATTGTTTGTTTGTAAAGCTCGTTGAATAAGTTTGTCGAATTTTTCATTACACCAGAAAGTTCTATTACTCCCCGTTAATGCCGAAGAGCAACTGAGTAAGGGCGAAAAAAAGTTATCGGGATCTGGATGATCAGCCGACCAACCTAAAAGTACGCTTTGATGTTCGCCATCTGAAATTTTACGTAAAAAAGTTGACCATTCGTAGCCTGACACTATATCAACTTTGATACCTATTCTGAGTAAGTCATCCTGAATAAGCTTCGCCATAGTCACAGCATCTGGGTTGTAGGAACGTTGCACAGGCATAGCCCATAAATCCATCGCAAATCCTTCGCTATAGCCCGCCTGTGTGAGTAATTCTTGTGCTTTTTGAATTGAATACTCTTGGCTCGGTATGCTGGCATCGTAAGCCCAAGAAGAGTTTGGAATAATACCATTAGCTATTTCGGCTTGCCCAGTATAAACAGCATCTAGAATAGCTTGTTTATTTATTGCATAAGACAATGCTTTACGCACTAATGGATTATTGAACGGGGGTTTGCTGGTATTGAAGCCTAAATAACCCACATTAAAAGCGGTTACTGATTCTAGTATTAAGTTAGGATGTTGTTTAATTTTTTCGTGTGCAATCGGGTAAGCAATAACATCACACTCGCCCGCCAATAACTTGGTTAGTCGACCGGTATCTCGTGGTGTTATATCGAAAACAAGTTG
The Colwellia sp. Arc7-D genome window above contains:
- a CDS encoding ATP-binding cassette domain-containing protein, which translates into the protein MSTVLLQVSNLSKTYKDKNYWFNKKCVTALEPISFDIMPHKTLAIVGETGSGKSTIAKLLVGAELPTTGDIRLNGQTLAPGNFKQRCQHIRMIFQDSGTTLNPSLTIEQLLDEPLRLNTNLDESERHQLIRETLQKVGLLADHMSFYPHMFSGGQKQRISLARAIILQPQVIILDEALASLDPSLRSQMINLLLDLQQQMGLAFILISHNLGIVRHFSDEMMVMCEGKVLETGKTMDILKKPKHKYTKKLIMSQRFQLLNH
- a CDS encoding oligopeptide/dipeptide ABC transporter ATP-binding protein yields the protein MNLIDIRNLSIELKTASKPIYAVDRVNLTMKEGEVRGLVGESGSGKSLLAQAIVGVLDEKWRVDADRFHWRGNDLMRLSPAERKAVISKDVAMIFQEPMACLDPTTTIGEQLEEAVDFEQLTGFFWQKRQQRKQAAINLLHKVGIKQHEVCVKSYPHQLTDALCQRVMIAMALARRPMLLIADEPTAAMESTNQGQIFRLLASLNQLKNMSILLISHDLENVTHWTNTITVMYSGQFVEAGTTEQIFNQPYHPYTRALVDSSPRANRMIPSKSRLMTLPGSIPILQHLPIGCRLGPRCPRAQQKCVDAPKIKNFHSHQVSCHFPLKDSYS
- a CDS encoding ABC transporter permease subunit, with protein sequence MPRDKIYQEEEFPTPLMQLWHNFKEPPVVLIGFGCFLFLIALAVLANVITPYSSVENHLDHLLLPPAWSDDGNVSFLLGTDNLGRDMLSRLIHGTSLTFGLSIIVVVASLAIGVVIGSLSALTSGIKSSFLNHFLDVILSIPSLLLAIIIVAILGPGLENTLWAIIMVLIPQFVHITRNAVREEFAKDYVLASRLDGASSLRLLRYSIFPNIIEKLISQATLAQSAAILDIAALGFLGLGAPIPMPEWGAMLANGIDLFYIAPWTVYLPGLAILFSVVATNLVGEGMRHALKVRKEN
- a CDS encoding ABC transporter permease subunit, whose amino-acid sequence is MLIFTLRRLNLFIFTILLLTILSFSLSFLFPGEQLINLTGQLNASPEQLAILADEYKQQSGLISQYFSYLSHLFNGEMGYSMTSHLPISTEILNRLPATIELTSVALLVAMFFGIPIGFFAAIYHRKLPDNLILTVAMLGYSIPVFWLGILAILVFSIQLGWFPSAGQISLLFEIEPVTGLQLIDILLSDSPYKWQAFQDATRHLILPVIVVALAPATIFMRLARTAMLEVLDTHYIKAANAKGLTFAQIIYRHAMRNAFIKVIRDVGLQFANLITIAMVTEVIFSWPGIGRWLIESIYQRDYTAIQGG
- a CDS encoding ABC transporter substrate-binding protein, whose product is MAYSTTTSYNLLALFMILVLSGCDSNETLSLSKKSIIYCSEGPPESFNPQTVSSGTTIDATSNQLYNRLMEFDPSDNAIIPAIAKSWHVTRDGKMVTFYLRKDVQFHQTRYFTPTRPLNADDVIFSFNRMLDVNHEYHEISGGKYPFFENAQLANLIDNIEKINDHTVRFQLSHSDSSFLANIGGDSAVILSKEYAEQLLQLNTMQEIDMLPIGTGPFKFKWYSSGSFIRYEPHENYWRGKSELKQLVFDITPRDTGRLTKLLAGECDVIAYPIAHEKIKQHPNLILESVTAFNVGYLGFNTSKPPFNNPLVRKALSYAINKQAILDAVYTGQAEIANGIIPNSSWAYDASIPSQEYSIQKAQELLTQAGYSEGFAMDLWAMPVQRSYNPDAVTMAKLIQDDLLRIGIKVDIVSGYEWSTFLRKISDGEHQSVLLGWSADHPDPDNFFSPLLSCSSALTGSNRTFWCNEKFDKLIQRALQTNNINKRKVFYSKALALINEEVPLIPIAHSKRFQARANNIHGKLLRAIGGIDFNGVTKN